One Spinacia oleracea cultivar Varoflay chromosome 4, BTI_SOV_V1, whole genome shotgun sequence DNA segment encodes these proteins:
- the LOC130471970 gene encoding uncharacterized protein isoform X1, which translates to MDKLQEAGKKQICITENRLKLVEREKDEPLKMLNESMKLILDKSQQEVHGLKSQLEFLQLVNQNNMSIDELDEAFEKQLSVAENHWESLKDKKVYIEGALENIIKLYDRVSKNMKGEIEALSSYSQFVITGDQIVTKELLARAALIDNKIQLQKIVDLNVSLSEVQKDKEVLVTMKEKLEEDLKEKNRLEAILLDSMRKLEVGNVPSEVDVQNKVKIDPIDDQDMVHDTKTKGSDDDCLQGPVQSVVTIIQIDDDSSTETSASCYTGSEAEVSSGVSITQYDVMQGKGTRKQPRQLRTRCNQKQLSNFLSNLTAEKRRVLENSIFKPFLSIPPRSICLTLLITFVERYDVKMDAFTIGKHAMRFCGKEVEECLGLPYKGKLVDFTTRVKRTPEVFDRCFGVKGKMTKDDLLDKLKCMHVNKGNADDFFRLSVYLMFSLYFFSTNDAYVSYWPVRYLENLELFKSFNWARAIYEYLRESVRKTSNELSEEVTTFISVKGCLPLLETLIYERIGSHYLKVDIDHSKISHPYIIKYIKGYSRNPCTIRRVLAKVKFEKIKECEDCSKEEGTSLESADTSGSTSFLSLR; encoded by the exons ATGGATAAGCTACAAGAAGCAGGAAAAAAGCAGATATGTATAACCGAGAATCGTTTGAAGTTGGTTGAAAGAGAGAAAGACGAACCTTTGAAGATGCTGAATGAGTCCATGAAGCTTATCCTTGACAAGTCCCAGCAAGAGGTCCATGGACTAAAATCCCAACTTGAATTTCTTCAGCTTGTTAATCAG aataatatgtCAATAGATGAGCTTGATGAGGCGTTTGAGAAGCAGCTTTCTGTTGCTGAGAACCATTGGGAGTCATTAAAGGATAAAAAG GTCTACATTGAAGGAGCTTTAGAGAACATAATCAAGCTCTATGATCGTGTATCCAagaacatgaaaggagaaattgaagcACTGAGTTCGTACTCTCAGTTTGTTATTACTGGGGATCAAATCGTTACAAAGGAATTGTTGGCAAGAGCGGCTCTTATTGACAACAAAATCCAACTTCAAAAAATTGTTGATCTAAACGTTAGCCTAAGTGAAGTGCAAAAGGATAAAGAAGTACTAGTTACTATG AAGGAGAAATTAGAAGAAGATTTGAAGGAGAAAAACAGGTTGGAAGCAATCTTGCTTGATTCCATGAGAAAGTTGGAAGTAGGAAATGTGCCATCAGAAGTTGATGTACAAAACAAGGTCAAAATAGATCCTATTGATGATCAAGATATGGTGCATGATACCAAGACTAAGGGGAGCGATGATGATTGCCTACAAGGTCCAGTACAGTCAGTAGTCACAATAATACAA ATTGATGATGATTCTAGCACTGAAACTTCAGCTTCATGTTACACTGGAAGCGAAGCAGAGGTTTCATCTGGGGTCAGCATAACACAGTATGATGTTATG CAGGGGAAAGGTACTAGGAAACAACCTCGTCAACTACGTACGAGGTGCAATCAGAAACAACTCAGTAATTTTCTTTCCAATTTGACTGCTGAAAAGAGAAGAGTGTTGGAAAATTCAATTTTCAAGCCCTTTTTGTCTATTCCTCCACGTAGTATTTGCCTCACTCTCTTGATTACTTTTGTTGAAAGATATGATGTCAAAATGGATGCGTTTACCATTGGTAAACATGCCATGAGATTTTGTGGCAAAGAAGTTGAGGAGTGTTTAGGCCTCCCTTATAAGGGAAAACTAGTGGATTTCACAACTAGGGTTAAGAGAACGCCAGAAGTTTTTGACCGTTGTTTTGGGGTGAAGGGAAAGATGACCAAAGATGATCTGTTAGATAAACTGAAGTGCATGCACGTGAACAAGGGTAACGCTGATGACTTCTTCAGGTTATCAGTTTACTTAATGTTCAGCCTGTATTTCTTCAGCACAAACGATGCTTATGTGTCGTATTGGCCTGTGAGGTACTTGGAGAACTTGGAACTCTTTAAGTCTTTCAATTGGGCGCGTGCTATCTACGAGTACTTGAGGGAGTCGGTAAGGAAAACGTCAAATGAACTTTCCGAGGAGGTGACCACTTTCATCTCAGTTAAGGGTTGTCTTCCCCTCTTAGAG ACATTGATCTATGAACGCATAGGGAGTCATTACTTGAAGGTGGATATTGATCACAGTAAAATATCCCATCCTTATATCATCAAGTACATTAAAGGTTACTCTAGGAACCCATGTACAATAAGGAGGGTGCTAGCAAAAGTGAAGTTTGAGAAG ATCAAAGAGTGTGAAGATTGTTCTAAAGAAGAAGGCACTTCTCTAGAAAGCGCGGATACTAGTGGATCCACGTCGTTTTTGTCTTTGAGATAA
- the LOC130471970 gene encoding uncharacterized protein isoform X2 — MDKLQEAGKKQICITENRLKLVEREKDEPLKMLNESMKLILDKSQQEVHGLKSQLEFLQLVNQNNMSIDELDEAFEKQLSVAENHWESLKDKKVYIEGALENIIKLYDRVSKNMKGEIEALSSYSQFVITGDQIVTKELLARAALIDNKIQLQKIVDLNVSLSEVQKDKEVLVTMKEKLEEDLKEKNRLEAILLDSMRKLEVGNVPSEVDVQNKVKIDPIDDQDMVHDTKTKGSDDDCLQGPVQSVVTIIQIDDDSSTETSASCYTGSEAEVSSGVSITQYDVMGKGTRKQPRQLRTRCNQKQLSNFLSNLTAEKRRVLENSIFKPFLSIPPRSICLTLLITFVERYDVKMDAFTIGKHAMRFCGKEVEECLGLPYKGKLVDFTTRVKRTPEVFDRCFGVKGKMTKDDLLDKLKCMHVNKGNADDFFRLSVYLMFSLYFFSTNDAYVSYWPVRYLENLELFKSFNWARAIYEYLRESVRKTSNELSEEVTTFISVKGCLPLLETLIYERIGSHYLKVDIDHSKISHPYIIKYIKGYSRNPCTIRRVLAKVKFEKIKECEDCSKEEGTSLESADTSGSTSFLSLR, encoded by the exons ATGGATAAGCTACAAGAAGCAGGAAAAAAGCAGATATGTATAACCGAGAATCGTTTGAAGTTGGTTGAAAGAGAGAAAGACGAACCTTTGAAGATGCTGAATGAGTCCATGAAGCTTATCCTTGACAAGTCCCAGCAAGAGGTCCATGGACTAAAATCCCAACTTGAATTTCTTCAGCTTGTTAATCAG aataatatgtCAATAGATGAGCTTGATGAGGCGTTTGAGAAGCAGCTTTCTGTTGCTGAGAACCATTGGGAGTCATTAAAGGATAAAAAG GTCTACATTGAAGGAGCTTTAGAGAACATAATCAAGCTCTATGATCGTGTATCCAagaacatgaaaggagaaattgaagcACTGAGTTCGTACTCTCAGTTTGTTATTACTGGGGATCAAATCGTTACAAAGGAATTGTTGGCAAGAGCGGCTCTTATTGACAACAAAATCCAACTTCAAAAAATTGTTGATCTAAACGTTAGCCTAAGTGAAGTGCAAAAGGATAAAGAAGTACTAGTTACTATG AAGGAGAAATTAGAAGAAGATTTGAAGGAGAAAAACAGGTTGGAAGCAATCTTGCTTGATTCCATGAGAAAGTTGGAAGTAGGAAATGTGCCATCAGAAGTTGATGTACAAAACAAGGTCAAAATAGATCCTATTGATGATCAAGATATGGTGCATGATACCAAGACTAAGGGGAGCGATGATGATTGCCTACAAGGTCCAGTACAGTCAGTAGTCACAATAATACAA ATTGATGATGATTCTAGCACTGAAACTTCAGCTTCATGTTACACTGGAAGCGAAGCAGAGGTTTCATCTGGGGTCAGCATAACACAGTATGATGTTATG GGGAAAGGTACTAGGAAACAACCTCGTCAACTACGTACGAGGTGCAATCAGAAACAACTCAGTAATTTTCTTTCCAATTTGACTGCTGAAAAGAGAAGAGTGTTGGAAAATTCAATTTTCAAGCCCTTTTTGTCTATTCCTCCACGTAGTATTTGCCTCACTCTCTTGATTACTTTTGTTGAAAGATATGATGTCAAAATGGATGCGTTTACCATTGGTAAACATGCCATGAGATTTTGTGGCAAAGAAGTTGAGGAGTGTTTAGGCCTCCCTTATAAGGGAAAACTAGTGGATTTCACAACTAGGGTTAAGAGAACGCCAGAAGTTTTTGACCGTTGTTTTGGGGTGAAGGGAAAGATGACCAAAGATGATCTGTTAGATAAACTGAAGTGCATGCACGTGAACAAGGGTAACGCTGATGACTTCTTCAGGTTATCAGTTTACTTAATGTTCAGCCTGTATTTCTTCAGCACAAACGATGCTTATGTGTCGTATTGGCCTGTGAGGTACTTGGAGAACTTGGAACTCTTTAAGTCTTTCAATTGGGCGCGTGCTATCTACGAGTACTTGAGGGAGTCGGTAAGGAAAACGTCAAATGAACTTTCCGAGGAGGTGACCACTTTCATCTCAGTTAAGGGTTGTCTTCCCCTCTTAGAG ACATTGATCTATGAACGCATAGGGAGTCATTACTTGAAGGTGGATATTGATCACAGTAAAATATCCCATCCTTATATCATCAAGTACATTAAAGGTTACTCTAGGAACCCATGTACAATAAGGAGGGTGCTAGCAAAAGTGAAGTTTGAGAAG ATCAAAGAGTGTGAAGATTGTTCTAAAGAAGAAGGCACTTCTCTAGAAAGCGCGGATACTAGTGGATCCACGTCGTTTTTGTCTTTGAGATAA